One window from the genome of Diorhabda sublineata isolate icDioSubl1.1 chromosome 10, icDioSubl1.1, whole genome shotgun sequence encodes:
- the LOC130449635 gene encoding uncharacterized protein LOC130449635 isoform X1 has translation MVPFVCLLVVGLSGSVVSAPVSGRRDQYYTTKYDHVDVEMILSNRRLVYYYTACILNKGPCSPEGLEFKKLIPDALRTNCKRCTEKQKIATVQAIKGLMNRYETVWEQLKAEWDPDDLYVKKFLETHGDSALVANPNVISNRFDNDDSSDQTQSSSNSTTTRIESTTSVYTNVGINSRPVPALDPAIAPLANSIGESIRATVSFGNNIVKKVIKDIETIGNTVVTTGNRIAGNIRNVVREAARPRKNVQNI, from the exons ATGGTACCGTTCGTCTGCTTATTAGTCGTAGGGTTAAGTGGGTCAGTCGTGTCGGCTCCAGTTTCAGGTCGAAGGGATCAATATTATACAACCAAATACGATCACGTCGATGTAGAGATGATTTTGAGTAATAGAAGATTGGTTTATTATTACACGGCGTGTATACTCAATAAAGGGCCGTGCTCGCCCGAAGGACTAGAATTTAAAA AACTTATACCGGACGCGTTACGAACCAACTGCAAACGATGTacggaaaaacaaaaaatcgcCACCGTTCAAGCCATAAAAGGTTTAATGAACAGATACGAAACCGTCTGGGAACAACTCAAAGCCGAATGGGACCCCGACGATCTATACGTAAAAAAATTCCTCGAAACTCACGGCGACAGCGCCCTCGTCGCCAATCCGAACGTCATTTCGAACAGATTCGACAACGACGATTCCTCCGATCAAACACAATCGTCGTCGAATTCGACTACGACTCGAATCGAATCAACTACGTCTGTTTACACTAATGTAGGGATAAATTCGCGTCCAGTACCGGCTCTAGATCCCGCAATTGCGCCATTGGCAAACTCGATAGGAGAAAGCATTAGGGCTACGGTAAGTTTTGGGAATAACATTGTTAAGAAGGTTATTAAAGATATAGAAACAATTGGTAATACTGTTGTTACGACTGGAAATCGTATCGCCGGGAATATACGGAACGTTGTACGAGAAGCCGCAAGACCTCGAAAGAAcgttcaaaatatataa
- the LOC130449635 gene encoding uncharacterized protein LOC130449635 isoform X2, producing MVPFVCLLVVGLSGSVVSAPVSGRRDQYYTTKYDHVDVEMILSNRRLVYYYTACILNKGPCSPEGLEFKKLIPDALRTNCKRCTEKQKIATVQAIKGLMNRYETVWEQLKAEWDPDDLYVKKFLETHGDSALVANPNVISNRFDNDDSSDQTQSSSNSTTTRIESTTSVYTNVGINSRPVPALDPAIAPLANSIGESIRATIYGISQFCHTFKVSLIVLLHQLTSSVAENSVKFFLTPTNG from the exons ATGGTACCGTTCGTCTGCTTATTAGTCGTAGGGTTAAGTGGGTCAGTCGTGTCGGCTCCAGTTTCAGGTCGAAGGGATCAATATTATACAACCAAATACGATCACGTCGATGTAGAGATGATTTTGAGTAATAGAAGATTGGTTTATTATTACACGGCGTGTATACTCAATAAAGGGCCGTGCTCGCCCGAAGGACTAGAATTTAAAA AACTTATACCGGACGCGTTACGAACCAACTGCAAACGATGTacggaaaaacaaaaaatcgcCACCGTTCAAGCCATAAAAGGTTTAATGAACAGATACGAAACCGTCTGGGAACAACTCAAAGCCGAATGGGACCCCGACGATCTATACGTAAAAAAATTCCTCGAAACTCACGGCGACAGCGCCCTCGTCGCCAATCCGAACGTCATTTCGAACAGATTCGACAACGACGATTCCTCCGATCAAACACAATCGTCGTCGAATTCGACTACGACTCGAATCGAATCAACTACGTCTGTTTACACTAATGTAGGGATAAATTCGCGTCCAGTACCGGCTCTAGATCCCGCAATTGCGCCATTGGCAAACTCGATAGGAGAAAGCATTAGGGCTACG ATTTATGGAATTTCCCAATTTTGTCATACGTTTAAAGTAAGTCTCATTGTTTTGTTGCATCAACTCACATCGTCAGTTGCAGAGAATTCTGTCAAATTTTTCCTAACCCCTACGAACGGTTAA